The segment ATTGTTTGCCACACCAACCTGCACATGTATCTTTGGTCGCGTAACACCTGTTATTGGAGGGACAACAAAAGCAAGTCTTATTTTTATCTTTGGCGTTGGGGCATGGGGTTTGTTTGCAAGTTCCTTGACCATCGACAActgtataaacaaaaaaataaca is part of the Raphanus sativus cultivar WK10039 chromosome 5, ASM80110v3, whole genome shotgun sequence genome and harbors:
- the LOC108860796 gene encoding EMBRYO SURROUNDING FACTOR 1-like protein 8 translates to MSSSQFAIFCIILIALFPLHEFVDGQGTCKQTPCPNAKDKNKTCFCCPSNNRCYATKDTCAGWCGKQ